In Thermococcus sp. MV5, the following are encoded in one genomic region:
- a CDS encoding DUF835 domain-containing protein — protein sequence MTINLYGLIAGIIVMHIGIVGVFKTYKHYRSFKEPKKILAKILLISFILFTLGSIGVIIDAISQKHLWEIGAVLFTAAYLYLATSVLRYLHTTTEKIRKKGKTIRKHGKLPISGAYVIRKPLSPERAEFFLRYSGGLLVISRTQKAVWVKKYRIEPDKFLWISRIEGEDRVDPLKLHVIQDEVLKFIRQHNGGCVIYFEGIEYLMLYNEFTSVAKFFFSLKDYAISGNSLLILYLPPKILETSQEATILKEFKLKEENELVREISQKLLANMLEGEDGNASGKSKEKRR from the coding sequence ATGACTATTAATTTGTATGGGCTTATAGCAGGTATTATAGTAATGCACATAGGCATTGTTGGAGTTTTTAAGACATATAAACACTATCGCTCTTTTAAAGAGCCCAAGAAAATTTTAGCTAAAATACTCTTGATCTCATTTATCCTTTTTACTTTAGGCTCAATTGGCGTTATTATCGATGCTATCAGTCAAAAACACTTGTGGGAAATAGGAGCGGTTTTGTTTACCGCCGCATATCTTTATCTTGCAACATCAGTACTACGCTACTTACACACCACCACAGAAAAAATAAGGAAGAAAGGAAAAACAATCAGGAAACATGGCAAGTTACCTATATCTGGAGCATATGTAATTAGAAAGCCCCTCTCTCCAGAAAGGGCCGAGTTTTTCCTTAGATATTCAGGTGGACTACTTGTGATAAGCAGGACCCAAAAAGCAGTTTGGGTTAAAAAGTACAGAATAGAACCAGATAAATTCCTCTGGATAAGCAGAATAGAAGGGGAAGACAGAGTAGATCCATTGAAACTACATGTAATTCAAGATGAGGTCCTCAAATTCATCAGGCAGCATAATGGTGGATGTGTGATTTACTTTGAAGGGATTGAATATCTGATGCTGTATAATGAATTCACCTCTGTTGCAAAATTCTTCTTTTCGCTAAAAGACTATGCAATTTCAGGGAATTCTTTATTGATTCTCTATCTACCTCCAAAGATATTAGAGACTTCTCAAGAGGCTACGATTCTTAAAGAATTTAAATTAAAGGAAGAAAATGAGTTAGTTAGAGAAATTTCCCAAAAACTACTTGCAAACATGTTAGAGGGTGAAGATGGAAATGCCAGCGGTAAAAGTAAAGAAAAGCGACGCTGA
- a CDS encoding class I SAM-dependent methyltransferase family protein — MPAVKVKKSDAERIKKLLKKLGIYDGKRRPKRSNEHIFLPVLNPRKVGELGFEIVDIELPMRPQRQIYQSLESVLKNKFTEEELKFVRRYDVIGDIAITQIPPEIEHKQKEIVEGLLTVHPFLKVIARKGFHTGAFRIRDYSIIWGENRLTTIHKENGVKIKVDLSKVFFNPRMKGERYRLAQLTKDGEKILLLFAGILPYALVLARYKNVSITAVELNKEAVALGIENIELNKRRLKGKIEIIQGDVFDVVPKLGNFDRVISPTPRGVDALNLALKKAEKWVHYYEFVHENDLEEFKQRILKECRKLGKECEVKIKKVSDFKPHVYKVCADIRILDQSIQRNKNQRTLLSVFHSF; from the coding sequence ATGCCAGCGGTAAAAGTAAAGAAAAGCGACGCTGAGAGGATTAAGAAACTTCTTAAAAAACTCGGTATATATGATGGCAAGCGAAGACCAAAAAGATCTAACGAGCACATTTTTCTTCCAGTACTAAATCCACGAAAAGTGGGAGAACTGGGATTTGAAATAGTTGATATTGAGCTTCCAATGAGGCCTCAAAGACAGATATATCAAAGTCTTGAAAGCGTTCTAAAGAACAAGTTTACAGAAGAAGAGCTAAAATTTGTACGGCGCTATGATGTGATTGGCGATATAGCAATCACCCAGATACCTCCAGAGATCGAGCATAAGCAAAAAGAGATCGTGGAGGGTCTTCTAACAGTTCACCCATTTCTCAAAGTTATAGCAAGAAAAGGTTTCCATACTGGGGCTTTTAGAATACGAGACTACTCAATAATATGGGGAGAAAATCGCTTAACAACAATCCATAAGGAAAACGGGGTAAAGATCAAAGTGGATCTAAGTAAAGTCTTCTTTAACCCAAGGATGAAAGGGGAACGGTATAGATTAGCTCAGCTTACCAAGGACGGTGAAAAAATTCTCCTGCTTTTTGCTGGGATACTCCCCTATGCTCTCGTTCTCGCCAGATATAAGAACGTCAGCATTACAGCAGTAGAGCTCAATAAAGAGGCTGTAGCTCTAGGCATTGAAAACATTGAGTTAAATAAACGCCGACTCAAAGGAAAGATAGAAATTATCCAAGGAGATGTCTTTGACGTTGTTCCAAAGCTGGGAAATTTTGATAGAGTTATAAGCCCAACCCCTAGGGGAGTAGATGCTCTGAACTTAGCTTTAAAAAAGGCCGAAAAATGGGTTCATTACTATGAGTTTGTTCATGAAAATGATCTTGAGGAATTTAAACAGAGAATTCTTAAAGAATGTAGAAAGCTTGGAAAGGAGTGCGAAGTTAAAATAAAGAAGGTATCTGATTTTAAGCCTCATGTGTATAAGGTGTGTGCTGATATCAGGATCCTTGACCAAAGCATCCAAAGAAATAAAAATCAAAGAACATTGTTGAGCGTATTCCACTCTTTTTAA
- a CDS encoding LAGLIDADG family homing endonuclease — MFIAGEIPILLHNSDERGINVIREKVKEFARTKPIGGVGFKIIFLDEADALTQDAQQALRRTMEMFSSNVRFILSCVTGDTKIYTPDEREIRIKDYLALYRDGIVKEVSNRVGRDTVIAAVTFNSRIVGQPVYRLTLESGRIIEATGDHRFLTPDGWRETCALKEGSEVLVKPMLEGTPYEIDPRPIIDLKEFYNFLNELELKKGKKRLGEAKRFSELVTKDKEKILARALELKAETEKGLTRREAEILEVIPKEGITRKELQAKVSLSRVRLNQLLKSLEEKGYVEREIRGKQQIIMKIRDGRSLRNTMDIRNVLEEEFGVKISYTTVKRLLRGELDGFAYHILKEVGEKWFVRYDEEKAGILARVVGFILGDGHLAKDDTRIWFNSSREELELLRQDLQALGLRPSEIIERKASSKIEGRKVEGNIAMLYVDSVGFYTLLQFWGLEKGNKTIKGYSVPQWIKNGNLFVKREFLRGLFAADGTKPHAVKYNFNGIKLEMRATKESLERVVEFFNDILDLLREFEVDGKISITSFKDKFLVKLVVIPNDANYLSFLRRVGYAYVKDTYARLVGEYLAIKLHYKNVILPTIAEKSIELATRTNPTQAARVLGLKRDFIVNRLNGVPIRLTRDFISFEDFMRTRVFGEYIAEKVVKIENLGHVEVYDITCASDHSFISNGLVSHNCNYSSRIIEPIQSRCAIFRFRPLSDQDVAKRLKYIAENEGLELTEEGLQAILYVAEGDLRRAINVLQAAAALDVKITDENVFLVASRARPEDVREMMLFALEGNFLKARDKLREILLKQGLSGEDVLIQMHKEVFNLPISEPKKVALADKIGEYNFRLVEGSNEMIQLEALLAQFTLLGKD; from the coding sequence ATGTTTATAGCCGGTGAAATACCAATACTCCTTCACAATTCAGATGAACGTGGGATAAACGTCATAAGGGAAAAAGTAAAGGAGTTTGCAAGAACAAAGCCTATTGGAGGAGTAGGTTTCAAGATAATATTCCTCGATGAAGCCGATGCTTTAACTCAAGACGCTCAACAAGCCTTGAGAAGAACAATGGAGATGTTCTCAAGCAATGTTCGCTTTATCTTGAGCTGTGTGACGGGGGATACAAAAATATACACACCCGATGAGAGGGAAATAAGGATTAAAGATTACTTGGCTCTATATAGGGACGGTATCGTAAAAGAGGTTAGCAACAGAGTTGGTAGGGACACAGTAATAGCAGCTGTGACCTTTAACTCTAGAATAGTTGGTCAGCCAGTTTACAGACTGACCCTTGAGAGCGGGAGGATTATAGAAGCTACCGGCGATCATAGGTTTTTAACACCTGATGGGTGGAGAGAGACTTGTGCTCTTAAAGAGGGTTCTGAAGTCTTAGTTAAGCCCATGCTTGAGGGGACTCCTTATGAGATTGATCCAAGACCAATAATCGACCTTAAAGAGTTCTACAACTTCCTTAATGAACTTGAGCTTAAGAAAGGGAAGAAGAGGCTCGGAGAAGCAAAAAGGTTCAGTGAACTTGTTACAAAAGATAAGGAAAAAATACTGGCCAGGGCCCTTGAACTCAAGGCAGAGACAGAAAAAGGGTTAACTAGGAGAGAGGCTGAAATTTTGGAAGTTATACCAAAAGAAGGCATAACAAGAAAGGAACTCCAGGCTAAGGTAAGTCTTTCAAGGGTTAGGTTGAACCAGCTTCTTAAGAGTCTTGAAGAGAAAGGTTATGTGGAGAGGGAAATTAGAGGAAAGCAACAAATAATAATGAAAATACGGGATGGAAGGTCATTGAGAAATACCATGGATATAAGAAATGTCTTGGAAGAAGAATTTGGAGTAAAAATAAGCTATACAACCGTGAAAAGACTTCTCAGAGGAGAACTTGACGGCTTTGCATACCATATTCTCAAGGAAGTTGGGGAGAAGTGGTTTGTAAGATATGATGAAGAAAAAGCAGGGATCCTTGCAAGAGTCGTTGGATTTATCCTTGGTGATGGCCATCTTGCAAAAGATGACACAAGAATATGGTTTAATTCTTCAAGGGAAGAACTTGAATTACTGAGACAGGATCTCCAGGCTTTAGGTCTTAGACCTTCAGAAATAATTGAAAGGAAAGCTTCATCTAAGATAGAGGGAAGAAAAGTTGAGGGCAATATAGCCATGCTCTATGTAGATAGTGTGGGATTCTACACTTTATTACAGTTCTGGGGACTAGAAAAGGGTAACAAGACGATTAAAGGTTATTCTGTGCCACAGTGGATAAAGAATGGTAATCTTTTTGTTAAAAGAGAATTTCTCCGTGGTCTCTTTGCTGCAGATGGAACAAAACCTCATGCCGTTAAGTATAACTTCAATGGAATAAAACTTGAGATGAGGGCTACAAAGGAGAGTTTGGAAAGAGTAGTTGAGTTTTTTAATGATATCCTCGATCTGCTGAGGGAGTTTGAAGTTGATGGCAAGATTTCAATCACGTCCTTTAAGGACAAGTTCTTAGTGAAGCTTGTTGTAATACCGAATGATGCTAACTATCTCAGCTTCCTAAGAAGAGTTGGTTATGCATATGTTAAAGACACGTATGCAAGGCTTGTAGGGGAGTATTTAGCCATAAAACTCCACTACAAAAATGTTATACTCCCAACAATAGCTGAGAAGTCCATTGAACTTGCAACAAGAACTAATCCAACGCAGGCTGCAAGAGTTCTAGGGTTAAAGAGAGATTTCATCGTGAACAGGCTTAACGGAGTCCCAATAAGGCTAACTAGGGATTTTATTAGTTTCGAGGATTTCATGAGGACACGGGTTTTTGGAGAATACATTGCTGAAAAAGTGGTGAAGATAGAAAACCTCGGGCATGTTGAGGTTTATGACATTACTTGTGCAAGTGATCACAGCTTTATATCTAATGGGCTTGTTAGTCACAATTGTAATTATTCTTCTAGGATAATAGAACCCATACAAAGCAGATGTGCCATTTTCAGATTCAGGCCTCTTAGTGATCAGGATGTGGCTAAAAGACTTAAGTACATAGCAGAAAATGAAGGATTAGAGCTCACTGAAGAAGGTCTTCAAGCCATACTCTATGTAGCTGAAGGAGACTTGAGAAGGGCTATAAATGTACTTCAAGCAGCTGCGGCTTTGGACGTAAAGATCACTGATGAAAACGTTTTCTTAGTGGCAAGTAGAGCTCGTCCAGAGGATGTGAGGGAGATGATGCTTTTCGCTTTGGAAGGAAATTTCCTTAAAGCTAGGGACAAGCTAAGAGAAATTCTTCTTAAACAAGGATTGAGCGGAGAGGATGTTCTTATACAGATGCACAAAGAAGTGTTTAACCTTCCAATAAGTGAACCAAAGAAAGTGGCCCTCGCAGATAAAATTGGTGAATACAACTTTAGACTTGTTGAAGGTTCCAATGAAATGATCCAACTTGAAGCGTTGCTTGCTCAATTTACATTGCTTGGCAAGGATTAG
- a CDS encoding replication factor C large subunit produces MLPWTEKYRPKRLVDIVNQDKALEKIKPWIEQWLHGVPKRKALILAGPPGSGKTTTVYALANEYKFEVIELNASDDRTFGKIERYLNAAYTMDVFGRRRKLIFLDEADNIEPSGAREIAKLITKARNPIIMSANRYWEVPIEIRNKAEIVEYKRLTQRDILKALFRIIKAEGIFVPKEVLQMIAKRARGDLRAAINDLQTVISGGIEDAELILAYRDVEKSIFEALGTIFATDNAKRAKMALMNLDNTPDEVLLWLDENIPYVYYKPEDIAKAYDALSRADIYLGRAKRSGSYGLWKYAMDMMTAGVAVAGVKKKGFMRFYPPKTLRILRDTKEERSIRDSIVRKIMREMHMSKLEAIETMQIFKAIFANNPNVAAHIAVFLELGDKELEFLTEDKEKAAKIKGATLSIHRKLKEVKTELEARVEEVIRKEKEEKAEKMDKKSEKEETVEVEDKKEEIKPKEKKEAKEKKKGKQATLFEFLKK; encoded by the coding sequence ATGCTCCCGTGGACTGAGAAGTATAGACCAAAGAGGCTTGTGGATATTGTAAACCAAGATAAGGCCTTAGAAAAGATCAAGCCATGGATTGAGCAATGGCTTCATGGGGTTCCTAAAAGGAAGGCTCTTATCTTGGCGGGCCCTCCGGGTAGTGGAAAAACTACTACAGTCTACGCCTTGGCAAATGAATACAAATTTGAGGTTATTGAACTTAATGCTAGCGATGACAGAACATTTGGGAAGATAGAGCGTTATTTAAACGCTGCTTATACAATGGATGTTTTTGGGAGGAGAAGAAAGCTTATCTTCTTAGATGAAGCGGATAACATAGAGCCGAGTGGTGCTAGAGAAATAGCCAAACTCATAACCAAGGCTCGCAATCCAATAATAATGTCCGCCAATAGATACTGGGAGGTCCCGATAGAAATAAGAAATAAGGCCGAAATCGTTGAATACAAGAGATTAACCCAGAGGGATATATTAAAGGCACTATTTAGAATAATTAAGGCAGAAGGTATCTTTGTTCCTAAAGAAGTCCTTCAGATGATTGCCAAAAGAGCTAGAGGTGACTTAAGAGCAGCTATAAACGACCTCCAAACTGTTATAAGCGGGGGGATCGAAGATGCTGAGCTAATTTTAGCGTACAGGGATGTTGAAAAGTCCATCTTTGAGGCATTAGGGACTATATTTGCAACTGACAACGCTAAAAGGGCCAAAATGGCCCTGATGAATCTTGATAACACTCCAGATGAAGTTCTTCTTTGGCTAGACGAGAATATTCCTTACGTATATTACAAACCGGAAGATATAGCAAAGGCCTATGATGCCCTTAGTAGGGCGGACATTTACCTAGGACGAGCTAAAAGGTCAGGAAGTTACGGGTTGTGGAAGTATGCTATGGATATGATGACTGCAGGGGTTGCAGTTGCAGGGGTAAAGAAAAAAGGATTCATGAGATTTTATCCTCCAAAAACCCTGAGGATTCTTCGTGATACAAAAGAAGAACGTTCTATTAGGGATTCAATAGTAAGGAAAATAATGAGAGAAATGCATATGAGCAAACTTGAGGCCATTGAGACGATGCAGATATTTAAAGCAATATTTGCCAATAACCCTAATGTTGCTGCTCATATAGCTGTTTTCTTGGAATTAGGCGATAAAGAATTAGAGTTTCTAACCGAGGATAAAGAGAAAGCAGCGAAGATTAAAGGGGCGACCCTCTCAATACACAGAAAGCTCAAAGAAGTAAAAACAGAGCTGGAAGCAAGAGTGGAAGAAGTAATAAGGAAAGAAAAAGAAGAGAAAGCCGAAAAGATGGATAAAAAGAGCGAAAAAGAGGAGACCGTAGAGGTAGAAGATAAAAAGGAAGAAATAAAGCCAAAAGAGAAAAAAGAAGCAAAAGAGAAAAAGAAGGGTAAACAAGCAACTTTGTTTGAGTTTTTGAAAAAATAA